GTCGACGCGATCGGTGTTGATCAGCACACACGCCGCCCGCAGCGTGACTTCCGTGTCATGAGTGAAATTCATTTGACTCATGACTCCCTCTGTCGATACCGTCACGACCAAAGCTCATTTTACTCATTACATCTCTCGGAGGTGGACATGGCCGCGCCCGGCACCCTCACGACACCGCGTGCCCCGGTCGACCAGTTCCGCGTCGGCCTGCTGCTCGCCGTCGGTTCGGCATTCGCCTTCGGCATGTCGGGACCGCTCGGTAAGTCGCTGATGGTCGCGGGGTGGAGCCCGACGGCGGCGGTGACGGCCCGGCTTGCCGGCGGCGCCCTCCTGATGGCGGTGTTCGCAACCGTCGCGCGCCCGGGTTGGGTGCGTGAGGCGGCAGCCCACTGGCGGACCGTCGCCGCCTACGGTGCCGTGCCCATCGCCGGCGCCCAGCTCTTCTACTACAACGCCGTGTCGCATCTGTCGGTCGGCGTCGCGCTGCTGCTGGAGTACACCGCCCCGCTCCTGGTGGTGGCGTGGCTGTGGGCGAGCACCCGGCGCAGGCCGTCGCGCCTGACGCTGGCGGGCGTCGCGCTCGCCGTCGCGGGCATCGTGCTCGTCCTCGGGCTCGTCGACAGCGGCGGCTTCGCCAGTGCGCATATCAACCTCACCGGCGTCGGCTGGGGTATGGCCGCCGCCGTGTGCGCGGCCTGCTACTTCGTGATGTCGGAGCGGGTCTCGACCGGTGAGGAGGACTCGGGCAGCGTCCATCCGATCACGCTCGCCGCGGCCGGCCTGGCGGTCGGTGGGGCGCTCACCGCGCTCCTCGGCGCCCTCGGCGTCATGCCGATGACGTTCACCGCGAACGACACCGTCATCGCCGGGTGGACCACCTCCTGGGTGGTGCCCGTGGTCGCGCTGGGGCTCATCCCGACCGCGATCGCCTACACGCTGGGCATCATGGGCATCGCCCGGCTGCGGCCGCGGTTCGCCTCGCTGGTCGGGCTCGCCGAGGTGTTGTTCGCGGTGCTGGCGGCGTGGGTGCTGCTCGGCGAATCGATCACGACGGTCCAGGCCATCGGCGGCGCGGTCGTGCTCGCCGGCCTGGTCCTGGCGCGGCAGGCCGACCGGAACGATGCGCGTGACGCCGCAGGGCGCGACCTCGTGGCCGAGGCGATGTGGCCAGAAACACCGGGCGGTAAGCACCCGGGTGCAGATTCTGTTGGTTCTAGCTAGCCCATCTATGTGATCATGTGCCGGTGAACCTGCTTCGCGCCGGCGCCCGGCTGGCCGCCACCGCTGTCTCCGTCGTATCCGCCGGTGCGCTCCTCACCGCGGCCCCCGCCGCCGCGCAGGGCTGTTCCGACGTCGAGCTGATCTTCGCCCGCGGAACCAGCGAACCCCCCGGTATCGGCCGGGTCGGTCAGGCACTCGCCGACGCGATGCGGCCCATTCTCGGCGGCCGGACGCTGAGCACTTACGGCGTGATCTACCCGGCCACTTACGACTTCCTCAACGCCGGCTCGGGCGCCGCGGACGCGACCGCGCGCATCGCGTCGGTCTCGGCGCAGTGCCCGGGCACCCGGTTCGTGCTCGGCGGCTACTCCCAGGGCGCCGCAGTGGTCGACATGCTCGCCGGGGTACCGCCGCTGGGCAATCGGATCGGTGACATCGGTTCGGCGCCTCCGCTGCCCTCGAACTACGTCGGCGACGTCGCGGCGGTGGCGGTGTTCGGCAACCCGGCGGCCAAGTTCGGCAACCCGGTCTCGGCGCAGGGGCAGTTCGCGGGCCGCAGCCTCGACCTGTGCAGCGACGGCGACCCGATCTGCTCGGACGGCCGCAACCCGTTCGCTCACACCCACTACGAGTCCTCACCGTTCATCGGCCAGGCCGCAGGATTCGCCGCCGGCCTCGTGTGACGATGGCGTCGGTTAAGATCGACGGGGTGCATGATCATTCTGCGTCGGCCCGCTGGGCCCGCCGGTGTCTGACGCTCACCGCATGCGTGCTCGTCGCGGCCGGATTGCTCGCCGCTCCCGCGTTACTACCCCCCACCGCCGCGGTCGCCTCGGCGCAGTCGTGCCCGCAGGCCGAGTTGATCTTCGCTCGCGGCCGCACCGAGTCCCCGGGCGCAGGCGTGATCGGCAATGCGCTCATCAGCGCGCTGCGCGACAAAACCGACAAGGACATCGACCTCTACTCCGTGCAGTACCCGGCGGACACCGAGATCGATGTGGGCGCCAACGACATGAGCTCGCGCATCCAGGACATGGCGGGACGGTGCCCCGACACCCGGCTGGTGCTGGGCGGCTACTCGCTCGGCGCGGCCGTGACCGACATCGTGCTGGCCGCACCGATCGCCGCGTTCGGGTTCGAGAAGCCTCTTCCGCCCGGGATGGACCGGCACATCGCCGCGGTCGCGCTGTTCGGCAACGGCGTCGCATGGGTCGGGCCGATCACCAACTTCAGCCCGCTCTACCGCGAACGCACCATCGAGCTGTGCCACGGCGCCGACCCGATCTGCAGCCCGGCCGACCCGAACACCTGGGAGGGCAACTGGCCCGACCACGCGGCCAGGGCTTACGTCAGCGCCGGCATGGTCAACCAGGCCGCCGACTTCGTGGCCGGCCGTATCTGACCCGGATCGCTAGTCGATGACGCGCAGGTCCCGGGTCACCA
Above is a window of Mycolicibacterium baixiangningiae DNA encoding:
- a CDS encoding EamA family transporter, whose amino-acid sequence is MAAPGTLTTPRAPVDQFRVGLLLAVGSAFAFGMSGPLGKSLMVAGWSPTAAVTARLAGGALLMAVFATVARPGWVREAAAHWRTVAAYGAVPIAGAQLFYYNAVSHLSVGVALLLEYTAPLLVVAWLWASTRRRPSRLTLAGVALAVAGIVLVLGLVDSGGFASAHINLTGVGWGMAAAVCAACYFVMSERVSTGEEDSGSVHPITLAAAGLAVGGALTALLGALGVMPMTFTANDTVIAGWTTSWVVPVVALGLIPTAIAYTLGIMGIARLRPRFASLVGLAEVLFAVLAAWVLLGESITTVQAIGGAVVLAGLVLARQADRNDARDAAGRDLVAEAMWPETPGGKHPGADSVGSS
- a CDS encoding cutinase family protein, encoding MPVNLLRAGARLAATAVSVVSAGALLTAAPAAAQGCSDVELIFARGTSEPPGIGRVGQALADAMRPILGGRTLSTYGVIYPATYDFLNAGSGAADATARIASVSAQCPGTRFVLGGYSQGAAVVDMLAGVPPLGNRIGDIGSAPPLPSNYVGDVAAVAVFGNPAAKFGNPVSAQGQFAGRSLDLCSDGDPICSDGRNPFAHTHYESSPFIGQAAGFAAGLV
- a CDS encoding cutinase family protein, with the protein product MASVKIDGVHDHSASARWARRCLTLTACVLVAAGLLAAPALLPPTAAVASAQSCPQAELIFARGRTESPGAGVIGNALISALRDKTDKDIDLYSVQYPADTEIDVGANDMSSRIQDMAGRCPDTRLVLGGYSLGAAVTDIVLAAPIAAFGFEKPLPPGMDRHIAAVALFGNGVAWVGPITNFSPLYRERTIELCHGADPICSPADPNTWEGNWPDHAARAYVSAGMVNQAADFVAGRI